The sequence GGTGATATCTAGCGCATCGACGCCGCGACCGCCCGAGCCTTCTCAGCCTCGCTGGGACCTTCGCCCTCGGTAGCTTCGGCAGCGTCATCCCGAGGCGGCCCATACCGGGCCGGGAAGTAGATCTCAGGCACTTCGTTAAACGTGGTCAACGCCTGCATGTATCGGAGGTCGGAAACGATCGTCGCCACCTCCGACAAGAGCATCACAGACGGATCAGACCACAGCCAAGTGTCAGGATTCCATGCCCGGAACAGCTCCATTGCGTGGTCTGTGCGAGCCCTGCGGACAATAGCCCGCAGGTCAGTCCATGAAAACCAGGGCTTCCCGAGATCCCGCAACCTGAGGCCGCGGGAAATCAGGTCGTACTCGATGGCCTCCCCGTGCTCGTCTAGGAGTCGGCGGAGGCCGAAGATTCCCCCACTGTGATGTCAGGATCTTCGAGCTGCTTCTTGATCCACTGGATGGTGCCCTCAGGGATCTTCGTCATCAGGAGCTTGTACTCGGCAGCCGACACGTACGGCTTGAGCCACCGGAGGGTGACTTCCTTCTCCTCGAAACCCTTCAGGGTTTCCTCTGCGTCGACCGGGCGCGGCAGCGTCTTCTCCGCGCTGTTGAGGCTGTTCGCCCATTCGGCGATCTTCACATCCGCTTCCCCGAACGGGGTGATCCAGTCCTGGTACTTCTTGATCTCGGCGGGGTCCATCCACTTGCGCGGCGGCATCGACACCAGTACCGGATCGCGCCCGGGGATGGGGACGGCGAACTTCAACAGGTGATCGTCGGACGAGGGGGCTACTGCGTAGCCTTCGGGAACAGACATGGTTTGACCAGGAACCTTTCAACATTGGGATAGAACTTCAACCAGGAGCAGCCCCGGCCTGGCAAAAGGACGCGGCTCCTGGTCAGGGACAACATGACACCCCTTCGCCAGGCCGAGATTGTGTGCCCGGGGAGGCTAGATACCTCCCGGGCAAGACGGGTCAGCTACCCGAAGTGGCGGCGATGCCGTCCACGTCGCCGAACTCGTCGACGTAGTCGCCGTTGGAGTTGCGGAACGCTCGGATCGTCAACTCCACGCCCGACGCGTCCTGCGACTCGTCCTTCCACTCCGCGATCTCCGAGACGCGGCCCTTCTCCACGACGTACGTCTTGAACTTCTTGCCGCACTTCGTGGCGAACACGTGGGCCGACAGCGGAAGCTGCGACGAGTTGTGGCGGACGTGGTAGCGCTGCCCCTTGCCGCCGGCAGCGGGGATGAGGGTGACGTTGTCGTCACCTGCGACGGTCCGCTTCACCGACGGCAGGTCGACGTCGAGCAGCTTGATCTTGAAGCTGGTGCCGTACTCGGTCTGCACATCGACGTAGTCGCCACCGTCGAAGTCCTTGACGGTGTTCGAGGTGCGGGTGATGCCGACCGACAGGCCGTCGACCGCCGCGGTTCCGTGGTCCTCGAACGCGGCGTTCAGGTCTTCCGGCGACTCGACCGGAGCGGTGGGAAGCGTGGTACCCAGAGGTGCCCGCCAGTAGACGCCGCCGTCGAGCGACTGCGCCACGTAAGAGTGTTCGACTGCCATTGTTTTGCCCCTTTCAGGCGAGGTGACCAGGAGCCGCGAAAGGGTTATTCAGTTAGGAGACTTTAGGTTCGGAGCACGAAGAGTGTCCCGGTGAACTGGAACCGGGAATGCTTTTCATAGTCCGGGTTGGGATAGTCGGCCAGGCTGTTCATGACCCAGTCGGTTACCCACAGGCCTGCCCATGGGCCGCCCGAGGATGCAGCCTGGAATCGCGTCCGGACGATGGTCAGATCGATGGCTCAGTCGCGGACGGATTCCAGGCTGCATCCTCGGGCGGCCCATGGGCAGGCCTGTGGGTAACCGACTGGGTCATGAACAGCCTGGCCGACTATCCCAACCCGGACTATGAAAAGCATTCCCGGTTCCAGTTCACCGGGACACTCTTCGTGCTCCGAACCTAAAGTCTCCTAACTGAATAACCCTTTCGCGGCTCCTGGTCACCTCGCCTGAAAGGGGCAAAACAATGGCAGTCGAACACTCTTACGTGGCGCAGTCGCTCGACGGCGGCGTCTACTGGCGGGCACCTCTGGGTACCACGCTTCCCACCGCTCCGGTCGAGTCGCCGGAAGACCTGAACGCCGCGTTCGAGGACCACGGAACCGCGGCGGTCGACGGCCTGTCGGTCGGCATCACCCGCACCTCGAACACCGTCAAGGACTTCGACGGTGGCGACTACGTCGATGTGCAGACCGAGTACGGCACCAGCTTCAAGATCAAGCTGCTCGACGTCGACCTGCCGTCGGTGAAGCGGACCGTCGCAGGTGACGACAACGTCACCCTCATCCCCGCTGCCGGCGGCAAGGGGCAGCGCTACCACGTCCGCCACAACTCGTCGCAGCTTCCGCTGTCGGCCCACGTGTTCGCCACGAAGTGCGGCAAGAAGTTCAAGACGTACGTCGTGGAGAAGGGCCGCGTCTCGGAGATCGCGGAGTGGAAGGACGAGTCGCAGGACGCGTCGGGCGTGGAGTTGACGATCCGAGCGTTCCGCAACTCCAACGGCGACTACGTCGACGAGTTCGGCGACGTGGACGGCATCGCCGCCACTTCGGGTAGCTGACCCGTCTTGCCCGGGGAGGTATCTAGCCTCCCCGGGCACACAATCTCGGCCTGGCGAAGGGGTGTCATGTTGTCCCTGACCAGGAGCCGCGTCCTTTTGCCAGGCCGGGGCTGCTCCTGGTTGAAGTTCTATCCCAATGTTGAAAGGTTCCTGGTCAAACCATGTCTGTTCCCGAAGGCTACGCAGTAGCCCCCTCGTCCGACGATCACCTGTTGAAGTTCGCCGTCCCCATCCCCGGGCGCGATCCGGTACTGGTGTCGATGCCGCCGCGCAAGTGGATGGACCCCGCCGAGATCAAGAAGTACCAGGACTGGATCACCCCGTTCGGGGAAGCGGATGTGAAGATCGCCGAATGGGCGAACAGCCTCAACAGCGCGGAGAAGACGCTGCCGCGCCCGGTCGACGCAGAGGAAACCCTGAAGGGTTTCGAGGAGAAGGAAGTCACCCTCCGGTGGCTCAAGCCGTACGTGTCGGCTGCCGAGTACAAGCTCCTGATGACGAAGATCCCTGAGGGCACCATCCAGTGGATCAAGAAGCAGCTCGAAGATCCTGACATCACAGTGGGGGAATCTTCGGCCTCCGCCGACTCCTAGACGAGCACGGGGAGGCCATCGAGTACGACCTGATTTCCCGCGGCCTCAGGTTGCGGGATCTCGGGAAGCCCTGGTTTTCATGGACTGACCTGCGGGCTATTGTCCGCAGGGCTCGCACAGACCACGCAATGGAGCTGTTCCGGGCATGGAATCCTGACACTTGGCTGTGGTCTGATCCGTCTGTGATGCTCTTGTCGGAGGTGGCGACGATCGTTTCCGACCTCCGATACATGCAGGCGTTGACCACGTTTAACGAAGTGCCTGAGATCTACTTCCCGGCCCGGTATGGGCCGCCTCGGGATGACGCTGCCGAAGCTACCGAGGGCGAAGGTCCCAGCGAGGCTGAGAAGGCTCGGGCGGTCGCGGCGTCGATGCGCTAGATATCACCGGACTTCACTAGTTCGCCGCCGAACTGTCCCGCAATCTGGCCTGCCATGACCGCGTTCTGGTCGAGGCTGATCAGCCAGGTTGGTCCCGTTACGTAGTAGTGGCGATCGCCAGTGATGTCTCCCGTGATGTCAGAGTGCTTTACCGATGCAGCGATTCCCTTCGAGGCGAGGTCTTCTGAGAACCACACACTCAGTCGAGCTTCGGCCGTTGGGGTTAGTGGGCACGATCCGTGCTCAGCCTTCGGCCCCGAGGTTGCGTCAGTAACCAGGCATGGGAAGCCGGCTGAAGTTAGTCCGGCCGCGAGTTGACTCACTGACGTGTACGCACCTGCGACTGCAGGGGCAGGTGCGGAGGCCGACGATGTCGCAGGAGCCTTACCGGCCTCGGGGCTTCGGTCGCTGCACCCAGAGGCGGCGAGGGCGAATGCGATTACTGGGATGGCAATGCATGCACGTTTCATCTCGACAGGATAAGCCGTCAGTGCGACGACCCGAGATAGAATGGAGCGACCCCGGAGGTGCTACCAACACCAGCCGGGGCCTAACCCACTCGCTTGAAGCACCAAGGAGGGGCTGCCGTGAAGGCTACCCGAACCCGACGTCCATGTCCGACATGTGGATCACCCATCGACCGAGGTCCCGGACAGCATGCGTACTGCTCCGACGAATGTCGCCCCATCTGCGAGCACCCCACATGCGACCGCCCTACGCGGGGCATGCAGACGGTGTGCGACTCGCACCGGGTTCAGCTTGATCGCCACGGCGAACTCCGGCCGGACACGTGGTCGAAGGAATGGGTGTGCGTCGTTTGCGGGGCAGGTGTCCCGAAGGGGTCGGGGCGCCGTAAGCACTGCTCGAGGGGCTGTCAGCAAACCGACTCTCGATACAACGGGCGTCGCCCAACGACGGCGAAATGTCGGCTATGCGGGCAGGACTTCTCCCTACAGCGGCGCACCGGGGCGAGGCTTCAGCGCACCGACACTCAGTGGTGCCGCACCTGCGGTAGAGAATCCCCCGAAGCGCGCCGATATCTGAAGTACGGAATCACCCCGGAGGAGTACGCGGCCGCGATGAATCGGGGCTGCGACATCTGCGGCGAGCGCGTGGGGGCGCTACATATCGACCATGACCACAGCTGCTGCCCTCCACGGAGTAAGCAGTGGCGAACCTGCGGGCAGTGCGTCCGCGGATTCCTCTGCGGATCGTGCAACCGCGGATTGGGCCTACTGAAGGATGACCCGAACGTGCTGCGAAGCGCGATCGAGTACCTCGGTCGAAAGGCCTAGAAACAGCGCATACATACGGACTCAACGAACACCCCTAAGGCCATGAGCCTCTGGGGTGTTCGTCATTTCTGGCGGCAAGCAAAGGGGGTGGCAGCGTGGCCACGGAGCTAGGTGTTGCCTACATTTCCATCGTTCCAGAGACGAGCCGTATCGCTCCTGGCATCCGTAACGCGCTCAATGGTGCTGAACGCGGCGCTGGTGACACTGGGCGTCGCATGGGTCACACGATGTCCACCGCCCTCGGCACGGCGCTGGGGATTGGCGTGTCGAAGGCGGCGGGCGCAGCATCGAAGGTGCTGCAGGATGCCCTGTCGGCAGGCTACAACCGGATCACCACCCTGGAGAAGGCGGACATCCAGTTCCGCAATATGGGGCTGTCGGCCGGTGACACGAAGCGTCAGCTTGCCGATCTGAATGACATCGTCACCGGCACCTCGACTTCGCTGGCTGATGCAGCGGCGGCAGCAGCGATGCTGGGCGGTGCTGGCGTGGCGGCGGGCGACGACATGAACAACGCTGTGAAGGCGTTGGTGAACATCTCTGCGGCCTCTGGCGCCTCGGCGCAGGACATCGGCCTCGTGATGATGCAGATCAAGGCGTCGGGCAAGTTGATGGGCTCGGAGGCGTTGCAGCTGGCCCAGCGCGGCGTGCCGATCTATGACCTCATTGCGAAGTCGATCGGCAAGACGACTGCCGAGGTCCGCACCCTCGGCGAAGAGGGCAAGATCTCGTTCGACCAGGTCGTCACGGCGATCAACCAGGGCACCGGCAACCTCGCGAAGGAGATGGGCGAGACCCTTCCCGCGAAGCTCGCCAACTTCCGGACCGCGATGGGCCGCCTGTCGGCTGCGGGCATGGAGCCGTTCCTTCTCCGCGCCAAGGGCGGCGTTGTCGGCCTGACCGAAGCAGTAAACGATCTCACCCCGAAGATGAAGGATTTCGCGCTCGCCGCGGACGCCAAGATCTTCGACCAGTGGGTGCCGCAGCTCAAGGGTCTGTATGCAACCCTCGAGGGCTCGGGAGCTCTTGATCGAGCGGCCGAAACCTTTACGGCGCTGTGGGATTCACTGATGGAACTCGGTCCTGCAGCGCGTACGATTGGGGCGGCACTCGCGGAAGCGTCTGCGTCGCTCGGCGTCGGCGGCTGGCAGGTGTTCCTGGCGACGGTCCAGACGGCGTCGGGGATTCTGCAAGGACTCGCCCCGGTGCTTCAGACTGTCGGCGATCTCATGGAGGCGCATCCGGGTTACGTCACCGCAGCGCTCGCGGCGTGGTTGGCGTTCCGAACCGTGCCCGCAATCCTGGGGCGCGTCACGACGGCGCTCGGCCCGATGCATACGGGAATCAGTCGTGTCGGAACGGCGTTCGGCGGTGTGCGTCCGGCAATCGGCAACTTCACCGACGCCTATCGGACCTCGCTTGGCTACATCCGGCAGGCGAACCCGCAGCTCTCGACGGCCGGCGCCCATATCCGCGTCCTTGGTGCCAACGCGGGAATGGCCGCTTCCGGCGGACTCAGCGCACTACGTGGGGCGGCCGGTGGACTGTCTGCGGCATTGGGCGGCCCTTTGAATATCGCGCTCATGGCTGGTGCCGCATATCTGATGATGGGCGCGCAGGCTCACGCCGATGCGACGCAGAAGGCGAAGGCTCAGTCGCAGGCGGTGAAGGAGCTTGCGGAGTCCCAGAGGCTGATGGGTGCCGCTTTCCGTGAGTCCCGCGGTGCC comes from Gordonia westfalica and encodes:
- a CDS encoding endonuclease domain-containing protein, which gives rise to MQTVCDSHRVQLDRHGELRPDTWSKEWVCVVCGAGVPKGSGRRKHCSRGCQQTDSRYNGRRPTTAKCRLCGQDFSLQRRTGARLQRTDTQWCRTCGRESPEARRYLKYGITPEEYAAAMNRGCDICGERVGALHIDHDHSCCPPRSKQWRTCGQCVRGFLCGSCNRGLGLLKDDPNVLRSAIEYLGRKA